Genomic DNA from Corynebacterium kroppenstedtii:
GCATGGTGTTGACGGTGCAAGCACCAGCAAGTTCGGTGACGTACAACGTGGGTGTGTAATCAGGGTTCTTGACGCTGGTCGACGCCCATAGCGGTCGCTGCACGTTAGCTCCGGCACTTGCAAGTTTGTGCCAACGCTCAGCTTCTGAGGAAAGATCACCGTTATTGGCAGCAGCGCTGCTCTCAGCGTCCTCGTCCCCAAAAACCCGGCAGAACGCTTCATAAGCGAGCTGCGCGTTATGGATACCCGCCATTCCCTTGAGGGTCTCTACATCTCGGGATGCGGATGGGGCGATATCAGCAAGTTTATGGTCGACGGCACCATCAACCCGAGAGACGAAGAAACTAGCTACGGAATGAATAGAGGATAGGTCCTTGCCCGACGAGTGGGCGCGTTCAAGACCATCGATGAAAGCCTTGATCACGTCTTTGTATCTCTCCACTGAGAAGATAAGGGTGACATTCACGCTAATTCCTGCGGCGATAGTATCCGTAATCGCTGGTAAAGCTTGTTTTGCCGCAGGAATCTTGATCATCACGTTGGGTTTGCCCACGCGATCCCACAACTCTTTAGCTTGTTCCACCGTTTTCTCAGGATCGTGCGCATAACGGGGGTCCACCTCGATGGATACCCGTCCGTCTTGGCCCTGCGATGCCTCATAAACATCTTTGAAGGCTTCGCACGCGTCGCGGACGTCGTCAATAGCCATGTCAAAAACTGCTTCCGACGCCGAACGACCCTGCGAATTCAGCGTCGCTAACTGGTCGTCGTATGCAGTCCCAACGGTCATGGCTTTTGAAAAGATCGCCGGGTTCGTCGTCACGCCGACGATTCCCGCGTCGGCAATGAGCTCGTTCAGGTTCGCAGATTTCAGACGATCACGAGAAAGATCATCGAGCCACACCGACGTGCCTGCGTCGGCTAGTTGACGGACATTCTCGTTGGCTGAGGAGGGGAGATACTCGGAGGGAAAACTCGAATCGCCTCCCTGCACGTGGGATGCGTTATCAGAGGTCACGATCAAATCCTTTCATCACGTAACGCGCAAATATGACGTAGATGGTCTTAGTTCTCTACAACAGAGGTGGCAGCATCGACGACGGCGTCGACAGTAAAGCCGAACTTTTCAAAGAGCTCACTGGCAGCAGCTGATGCTCCGAAGTGTTCAAGGCTGACGGCTTTACCTTGCGAGCCGAGAAGCTGATACCACGGCATTGCGATGCCCGCCTCTACTGACACGCGGGCGGTGACGTCGTGAGGAAGGACTTCCGCCTGATATGACTTGTCTTGCTCCAAGAACCAATCCATACATGGAACGGACACAACACGCGTTGCTACACCGCGAGATTCCAAAACTTTGGCAGCCTCGACAGCGAGCTGGACTTCCGAACCCGAGGCCATCACGATGACCTGCGGGCGTTCCGCAGACTCACGAACCAGGACATAAGCACCACGGCGGACACCGTCCCGAGCGAGTTCCTTGGTTCCCTTCAACACAGGTAAGTTCTGGCGGGACAATGCCAGCGCTTTGGGGCCCGCGGGCGAATCAATCGCTGCACTCCAGGCGGAGGCAGTCTCATTCGCGTCAGCAGGACGCACGACCGCAAGGCCGGGGATAGCGCGCAGGGCAGCAAGATGTTCCACAGGTTGATGGGTGGGGCCATCTTCACCCAGCCCGATCGAGTCGTGTGTCCACACGTAGTACACGTCGGTCTTCATCAACGCAGCCAAACGTACTGCAGGGCGCATGTAGTCGGAGAAGACCATGAAAGTGCCGCCATAGGGGCGCGTCGGCCCGTGGAGAGCAATTCCGTTGAGAATAGAACCCATCGCATGCTCACGAATACCGAAGTGAAGCACCCGGCCATAGGGTTGTGCATTCCATGAATCAGTAGAGATGGTGGACGGGCCGAACGAATCCGCATCCTTGATAGTTGTGTTATTCGATCCGGCTAGGTCGGCAGAACCTCCCCACAGCTCCGGTAGGGTCGCACCCAGCGACTGAAGAGTGACCTCCGAGGCTTTCCTCGTCGCGATTCCGGAACCATCAGCCTCCCACTCGGGCAGATCAGCATCCCAGCCATCAGGAAGTTTCCGGGCATACAGACGATCCAATAGCGCTTTCCGATCCGGATTCTCCGTGGCCCACCGGTCAAAGTCTGCCGACCAGGCCTCATGAGCGCGGGCACCTCGCTCACGGAGTAACCGCGTATGAGAAAGAACGTCATCAGAGACTCCGAAAGTCTGATCAGGATCGAAACCTAAGATGCGCTTAACGGCGGCAACTTCATCATCACCGAGTGCTGCTCCGTGAACAGCTCCGGAATTCATCTTGGTGGGGGACGGGTAACCGATAACGGTTCGAACGCGGATAAGCGTCGGACGATTGGTTTCGCGCTGGGCTAACGTGATCGCGGCTTCTAGCGCCTGAATATCTTCACCGGACTCGACATTGAGAACCTGCCATCCATAGGCTTCATACCGGGCGCAGACGTCTTCATTAAACGCAATCGTCGTATCGTTTTCGATCGATATACGGTTGTCATCCCAAAAAGCGATGAGGTTGCCGAGTTTCTGCGTCCCTGCAAGTGATGACGCCTCGCTAGTCACGCCTTCTTCCAGGTCACCGTCGGAAGCAATCACATAAATGAAGTGGTCGAAGAGTGACTGTCCTGCCGGAGCATCAGGGTCAAAAAGCCCCCGCTCACGACGGGCGGCCATGGCCATACCGACGGATGAGGCCAAACCCTGCCCCAGAGGACCGGTCGTAATTTCAACCCCTGCCGTATGCCCGTACTCCGGATGGCCGGGAGTCAATGAGCCCCAGGTACGGAGCTGCTTGAGGTCGTCGAGCTCTAGGCCAAATCCACCCAAGAAGAGCTGGGCGTAAATAGTCATCGAACTATGCCCGCAGGATAAGACGAATCGGTCGCGGCCTACCCAGTCGGGATCCGAGGGATCATGGCGCATTGTTCGCTGGAACAAGGTGTAGGCCAGGGGAGCCAAGCTCATCGCAGTGCCGGGGTGACCGGATTTTGCCTTCTGAACAGCATCTGCAGCTAAGACGCGGACTGTGTCGACGGATCGCGAGTCGATCTCATCCCAGTCTTTTGGGAAAGCTGGTTCCACGGCTCTGCGGATATGGTCGGGAACGAGCTCCCGAGCTTCTGCATATCGCTTGATGACTGCCGAAGTCTTATCAATCACCTTCTGATCACCTTTCTGTGCGCGTGCCGTAGACATGCTTACCGTCTATGTAGCGACCGCTAAGTTGGTTCCCGCTGAAGCAAAATTCCCGCGGAATAAAACTCCTCGGAGTAAACGAACACCAGTTTAGGCTGAAGTTTCATCGCGGTCTACGAGGCTATTCAAAGGGTATCGGCACAGGCTCTCATGCCCGCCTCAGGCACCCTCTTCAGAGGGGCAGCATGGCCTGACGAAACGCGGCGCCTACGAGCCCCGTCGGGGTCGAGTGTTCACGATGGAATTTCCTCCTCGAGTAAAAATCCCGTGGCAAGTCAACGAATAACATCGTGATTGTTAGACTAGGGCGGTGACTGTCCTAAATATGGTCATAGCTACGACGCACAGATGCCCATCACCAGTGCCGAGACAAGCATGAACGATCAGTCAGCGATGAGGACTGTCAGCGGACATGGAGGAAAAAGAGGCAAGTGGAGAAGATAAAGGCGTATGTGGCGCTCACGAAGCCACGGGTAATTGAGCTTCTCCTGGTCGCAACGATTCCTGCCATGCTTCAGGCGGATCGCGGTACTATCCACCTCTGGCTCATCTTGTTAACGCTTGTCGGGGGATGGATGGGAGCTGCCGCTGCCAACTCTTTCAACATGATCGTCGACAGTGACATCGACAAGGTTATGAAGAGGACCCAGAACCGTCCCTTGGTGGACGGCCGGCTGACTCTCACGGAAGCCAAGGTTTTTGCCTCATCGATGACTGTGCTGAGCTTTTTGTTCCTCACATTCTTGTGTCATTCGCTCTTAGCAGCAGTTTTCGTGATGCTGACCATCCTCTTTTATATTTTCGTCTACACGAAATGGCTCAAGCGCCGGACGTGGCAGAACGTGATTTGGGGCGGGGCAGCAGGATGCATGCCCGTCATTGTGGGCTGGGCCGTTATTGCTGATAACACGTCCAATCATTCGGTGGCTGGATGGCTACAAGCCGTCGCGCTATTTATGATCATCTTCTTCTGGACACCGCCGCACACGTGGGCTCTAGGTATGCGATATGAAGAGGATTATCGCGGCGCCGGGGTGCCCATGATGCCAGTAGTGAAAACACGAGCTCAGGTTGCGAAACAAATTCTTCTCTATACCTGGCTTACTGTCCTCACATCCCTCACCCTTATTTTCGCCTCCGGGTGGTTTTACACTCTCACCGCAATCGGGGCAGGGGCATGGTTCATTATCAGCGCCACTCGCCTTTACAAGCGAATCTCTACTGGTAAACCAGTGAAACCTATTAGGTTATTTATTTTATCGAATAACTACTTGTCGTTGTTGTTCGTTGGTCTCTCCATTGATGCGGTGATCAATTTACAATCGCTTCACGAAGTTCTTGGTTTTTAAGATCTGATCACGAAACACAATGATCTATACGACAAATAGAATTCTCGTAGAGCCGTTCGTGTAGACAAAGCAAAGTCCGCCGGGACCCCCGATACACATAAACCAGTGACACCTCCGTGGGGAGGTGGGGATTCCTCGGCGGACAAGAACATGATCGACGGAAGCCGCTAGAAAGCGCAGCAGGCTTCCTAAAATCTTTAACCTAAATTCTTGGGGCTGCGCGTCGTTTGCCCTGTGCCCACAACACTGCTGTCACAGCACAGATCACACCAGAACCAATAACGTGAAGCGGAACAGTCCACCGGGGAACGCCCAGCCAGTATTGGACGATGCCAACCCCGGCTTGGAGAACAATCAAGACGACCAACCATTGTGTCGTCTTCATGATCGCTCGGTCAGCTCGAACAGTGAGAAGCCCGAACAATAAACCTGCCACGAGGCCGAGGTACAGGTACATCGCGTGCGCATGCAGGTGCGCCATCAGATCAAGCGGTATTTGGAGCCGTGAATCGGCGGGGACCTCCGAGTCGCCTGCGTGAGGGCCAGCACCCGTCACCATGGTTCCTGTGATCAGGGTGATCCCCATCGCGATGGACGACATGAGAGCCAGCCAGCGCAAAGGCTGCGGGTACATCACCTGGGCTTTACCGTCGTCGGGTTCGTCGATGCGAACCCACAGCAAGGCAGCAAGCCATACGAGCACCATCGAGGGTAAAAAGTGCAGGGCAACCATCCACCACGCCAGATCAAGGTGAACGGAGATACCGCCGATGACCGCCTGGGCTATCACGCCGATTCCTTGGATGAACGCCAAGACGATGATTTCTGAACGCCGTTTGGCACGTGACACCGCGAGAAACGCCAAAATGACGAAAATGATCAAAACAAAGGTGAGCGTGCGATTTCCGAATTCTATGAGTTGGTGAACCCATGGGATTGATCCAGATTCTGGAACCAATGATCCCGGTTGACACTCGGGCCACGTAGGACAACCCAGGCCTGAAGCTGTTACACGAACAATCGAGCCCGTGAATGTGATGCCGATCTGGGCAATTAACAACGCCAACACAAACAATCGCTGGCGGGCCGCAGTGCACACTGGGAAGCGGGTCAAACGGGCAAAAGAATAGCAGCCGCGCACGAATCCTCCCGGTGTAGATGGAGGAGTCGCCGCATCTTCACGGGAGTCGGGACCTAATTGTGTCGGTTCGTCACGCCGAGCATCATTAGTCTGAATTGCACTCACGATTCTCCAGCCTACAGCCCGCACAGCGAACACCACGATCGCACACACGTGGGGTTATTCACGAAAATGCTTACGCGGAGTTGGAGGCCTCTGATGTCCCCGATCTCACCGACGACGGCGACGCTCTACGCAGTGAAGCGAAACAGCTTGCTAGCAGCAAAACCGCCGAGAGCCGACCACATGAGCATGATCACGAGAGCAAAAACGTTGAAACTCCCGTGGAACGCGTCAATAAGTCCTTGAGTCAAGGCAACCGAGGGGAAGAGCATGAGCAGCGCATGAATACCTTCGCGAATTCCCGGCTCCATGGCGACGATTGCAGCAACACCCATGAGCCCGAACCACAGGAGGTTCCCCAGCGCCAAAACAACCTCAGAATGGAGGGTTCCGCCCAATAACAGCCCTAAGGCGGTGAAGGCGACAGCTCCCACGATAAGGAAAACAATCCCCATTACGACGCCGAGGGGGGTCGTTGACCACCCCATAACCATAGCGATCGCACCGAGCACCAGGGTTTGAAGTAACACGACGACCACGACGGCGCACGCTTTACCTGCAATAATGGCCCACTTCGGGAGGGCCGAGGCTCCCATTCGCTTCAAGGCTCCGTATCGACGGTCGAAGACGACGGCAATCGCCTGACCCGTAAAGCCCGCAGACATCACCGCAACGGCTAAGACCATGGGGAACAGGCGCGCGATCGGATCCTCGAGGTCGAGGAAGGGCATCAATGTGAAGCCGATGAGCATCGCAATAGGGATGACCATCGAGAGAAGCTGCTGCTCACCATGACGCAAGAACAGGAGAGTCTCCATTCTCGCTTGAGCAGAAACAAGCTTCGTCGTCGACGCTCGTCGGGGCTGCGGTTCAAACGTCCCCGGCGCGAAACGCGAATCCTCGGCGGTCTCAGTGTCCTGAGAAGAGGCCTCAGTGGGGGCTTGGGGGTCAGTAGGAGACTGCGTGCCGTGATTGTCTGCCATCATTTAGGACCTCATCTCTCGTCCGGTGATATCCAAGAAGACGTCCTCAAGACTCCGATGGTCCACCGTTAGATCGGTAATTAGGATTCCTTGAGCACTAGCAGCGGCCGCTATAGCACCCACTGCTCCTGGGTTGGCCTGTCCGTCTACGCGGTAATGCTGTGGGCGCACAGCAGAGACACGAAGGGGTGGCTGGCTCACTTTCGGCGCGTCATCGGACCCCGCTTGGGCAGCACCTTTGCGGGTATTCTCTGCCAGAAAACTGTTCGCAGCCGATAAATCCAGCGCGCCCGACGTCGTTAAGGAAATTCGCGCATCGGCCGCGTTGGTTAATTCCTGTGTGGTCCCGTGGGCGACGACACGGCCATGATCAATGATCAACACGGTATCCGCTAATGATTCCGCTTCATCCATCATGTGGGTGGTGAGCAAAACGGTCACCCCATCCCGACGGAGGGAGCTGATTAAATCCCATACAGCTAATCGTGACTGAGCGTCCAAACCAGCAGTGGGTTCATCTAAGAAGATGACTTCCGGCCGGCCGACTAACGCACAGGCCAATGAGAGCCGCTGC
This window encodes:
- the tal gene encoding transaldolase, with the translated sequence MQGGDSSFPSEYLPSSANENVRQLADAGTSVWLDDLSRDRLKSANLNELIADAGIVGVTTNPAIFSKAMTVGTAYDDQLATLNSQGRSASEAVFDMAIDDVRDACEAFKDVYEASQGQDGRVSIEVDPRYAHDPEKTVEQAKELWDRVGKPNVMIKIPAAKQALPAITDTIAAGISVNVTLIFSVERYKDVIKAFIDGLERAHSSGKDLSSIHSVASFFVSRVDGAVDHKLADIAPSASRDVETLKGMAGIHNAQLAYEAFCRVFGDEDAESSAAANNGDLSSEAERWHKLASAGANVQRPLWASTSVKNPDYTPTLYVTELAGACTVNTMPEVTLDALQSNGGVHGDALTGTGDDARAYFDALESLGIDFADVVNVLEDDGVAKFVDSWNELIANIDSRLSS
- a CDS encoding ABC transporter permease yields the protein MMADNHGTQSPTDPQAPTEASSQDTETAEDSRFAPGTFEPQPRRASTTKLVSAQARMETLLFLRHGEQQLLSMVIPIAMLIGFTLMPFLDLEDPIARLFPMVLAVAVMSAGFTGQAIAVVFDRRYGALKRMGASALPKWAIIAGKACAVVVVVLLQTLVLGAIAMVMGWSTTPLGVVMGIVFLIVGAVAFTALGLLLGGTLHSEVVLALGNLLWFGLMGVAAIVAMEPGIREGIHALLMLFPSVALTQGLIDAFHGSFNVFALVIMLMWSALGGFAASKLFRFTA
- the tkt gene encoding transketolase; translated protein: MRRAVEPAFPKDWDEIDSRSVDTVRVLAADAVQKAKSGHPGTAMSLAPLAYTLFQRTMRHDPSDPDWVGRDRFVLSCGHSSMTIYAQLFLGGFGLELDDLKQLRTWGSLTPGHPEYGHTAGVEITTGPLGQGLASSVGMAMAARRERGLFDPDAPAGQSLFDHFIYVIASDGDLEEGVTSEASSLAGTQKLGNLIAFWDDNRISIENDTTIAFNEDVCARYEAYGWQVLNVESGEDIQALEAAITLAQRETNRPTLIRVRTVIGYPSPTKMNSGAVHGAALGDDEVAAVKRILGFDPDQTFGVSDDVLSHTRLLRERGARAHEAWSADFDRWATENPDRKALLDRLYARKLPDGWDADLPEWEADGSGIATRKASEVTLQSLGATLPELWGGSADLAGSNNTTIKDADSFGPSTISTDSWNAQPYGRVLHFGIREHAMGSILNGIALHGPTRPYGGTFMVFSDYMRPAVRLAALMKTDVYYVWTHDSIGLGEDGPTHQPVEHLAALRAIPGLAVVRPADANETASAWSAAIDSPAGPKALALSRQNLPVLKGTKELARDGVRRGAYVLVRESAERPQVIVMASGSEVQLAVEAAKVLESRGVATRVVSVPCMDWFLEQDKSYQAEVLPHDVTARVSVEAGIAMPWYQLLGSQGKAVSLEHFGASAAASELFEKFGFTVDAVVDAATSVVEN
- a CDS encoding COX15/CtaA family protein produces the protein MSAIQTNDARRDEPTQLGPDSREDAATPPSTPGGFVRGCYSFARLTRFPVCTAARQRLFVLALLIAQIGITFTGSIVRVTASGLGCPTWPECQPGSLVPESGSIPWVHQLIEFGNRTLTFVLIIFVILAFLAVSRAKRRSEIIVLAFIQGIGVIAQAVIGGISVHLDLAWWMVALHFLPSMVLVWLAALLWVRIDEPDDGKAQVMYPQPLRWLALMSSIAMGITLITGTMVTGAGPHAGDSEVPADSRLQIPLDLMAHLHAHAMYLYLGLVAGLLFGLLTVRADRAIMKTTQWLVVLIVLQAGVGIVQYWLGVPRWTVPLHVIGSGVICAVTAVLWAQGKRRAAPRI
- a CDS encoding ABC transporter ATP-binding protein; its protein translation is MTHSKNSRGDALTLDSVVRTFKSRRAVDGISFSVRRGEVFALLGPNGAGKTTTIEMCEGFQTPDSGSIELLGMDPSTQTDEIRARIGIMLQNGGSYPGIRVKEMLSLLASYSQNPLDPSWLLEIVGLTDHAQTPYRRLSGGQKQRLSLACALVGRPEVIFLDEPTAGLDAQSRLAVWDLISSLRRDGVTVLLTTHMMDEAESLADTVLIIDHGRVVAHGTTQELTNAADARISLTTSGALDLSAANSFLAENTRKGAAQAGSDDAPKVSQPPLRVSAVRPQHYRVDGQANPGAVGAIAAAASAQGILITDLTVDHRSLEDVFLDITGREMRS